The proteins below are encoded in one region of Pseudomonas ekonensis:
- a CDS encoding TetR/AcrR family transcriptional regulator, whose amino-acid sequence MPIKESSRPGGRSARVQESIHCAVRALLQEQERSTVTVPQIAARAGVTPSTIYRRWGDLSALLADVALARLRPESDPLDTGSLRGDIRAWAEQYLDEMSSEPGRNVMRDVQASATPGFCIAIIADQLQTIVDRYPDDSPPSVDHLINLVVSPTVFRILFAAQPLEVEALHRLIDIALRRD is encoded by the coding sequence ATGCCTATCAAAGAAAGCAGCCGCCCCGGCGGCCGAAGCGCCCGGGTGCAGGAATCGATCCACTGCGCCGTGCGCGCGCTCCTCCAGGAACAGGAGCGCTCCACCGTGACCGTCCCGCAGATCGCCGCGCGGGCCGGGGTCACGCCCTCCACCATCTACCGGCGTTGGGGCGACCTGTCGGCCCTGCTGGCCGACGTCGCCCTCGCCCGCCTGCGCCCCGAAAGCGATCCGCTGGACACCGGCAGCCTGCGCGGCGACATCCGCGCGTGGGCCGAGCAGTATCTGGACGAAATGAGCTCCGAGCCTGGGCGCAACGTCATGCGCGACGTGCAGGCCAGCGCCACGCCGGGGTTCTGCATCGCGATCATCGCCGACCAGTTGCAGACCATCGTCGACCGCTACCCGGACGACTCGCCGCCCTCGGTGGATCACCTGATCAACCTGGTGGTGTCGCCGACGGTGTTCCGCATCCTGTTCGCGGCCCAGCCGCTGGAAGTGGAAGCACTGCACCGGCTGATCGACATCGCGCTGCGCCGGGACTGA
- a CDS encoding sel1 repeat family protein: MKFRSVSDAVPSSSPHVTAPKRFSVRVAEWLLDSPRLSDSRNAKHLAGHLLKQPAREGVVAAQSRLGQLMCRECGNARDRRIGQDLLRQAARAGDRRAQQELGLIED, encoded by the coding sequence ATGAAGTTTCGCTCAGTATCAGACGCCGTTCCTTCCTCATCTCCCCATGTCACCGCTCCCAAGCGATTTTCCGTCCGTGTGGCTGAATGGCTGCTGGACAGCCCGCGCCTGAGCGACAGCCGCAACGCCAAGCACCTGGCGGGCCACCTGCTCAAGCAGCCGGCGCGCGAAGGGGTGGTGGCCGCGCAGAGCCGGCTCGGCCAACTGATGTGCCGCGAGTGCGGCAACGCCCGGGACCGCCGCATCGGTCAGGATCTGCTGCGCCAGGCCGCCCGCGCCGGGGATCGTCGTGCGCAGCAGGAGCTTGGTCTGATCGAAGACTGA
- the rmuC gene encoding DNA recombination protein RmuC, which produces MLEERLAMAQMAQDGLNAQLDACRDEIADLGQANTAKQVDLAALRREVELLQIDRDDARDAAHAWNLERAGKDAELRRLDAQAASLSAELREQQDSHQQRLNDLQGSRDELRAQFAELAGKIFDEREQRFAETSQQRLGQLLDPLKERIQSFEKRVEESYQAEARERFSLAKELERLQQLNLRLSDEATNLTRALKGQKTQGNWGELILERVLEHAGLEKGREYQTQVNLKGPDGERFQPDVIIYLPGDKQVVVDSKVSLTAYQQSVAADDEGLRQAAMKQHVLSLRSHVKGLAGKDYKRLEGLHSLDFVLLFVPIEAAFSAALQAEPTLFQEAFDRNIVIVSPTTLLATLRVIDSLWKQERQSQNAREIAERAGWLYDKFVLFIQDLDEVGNRLQQLDKAYSAARNKLTEGRGNLVSRSEQLKLLGARASKSLPADLLERAMTDADGLVELPD; this is translated from the coding sequence CTGCTCGAGGAGCGGTTGGCGATGGCGCAGATGGCCCAGGACGGCCTCAACGCGCAGCTCGATGCCTGCCGTGACGAAATCGCCGACCTCGGCCAGGCCAACACCGCCAAGCAGGTGGACTTGGCTGCGCTGCGCCGGGAGGTCGAACTGCTGCAGATCGACCGCGACGACGCCCGGGACGCCGCCCATGCCTGGAACCTCGAACGCGCCGGCAAGGACGCCGAGCTGCGCCGCCTGGACGCCCAGGCCGCCTCGCTGAGCGCCGAGCTGCGCGAGCAGCAGGACAGCCATCAGCAACGCCTCAATGACCTGCAGGGTTCCCGCGACGAGCTGCGGGCGCAGTTCGCCGAACTGGCGGGCAAGATCTTCGATGAGCGCGAGCAGCGCTTCGCCGAAACCAGTCAGCAGCGCCTGGGCCAGTTGCTCGATCCGTTGAAGGAGCGCATCCAGTCCTTTGAGAAGCGCGTCGAGGAAAGCTATCAGGCCGAGGCGCGCGAGCGTTTCTCGCTGGCCAAGGAGCTGGAGCGGCTGCAGCAACTGAACCTGCGCCTGAGCGACGAGGCCACCAACCTGACCCGCGCGCTCAAGGGGCAGAAAACCCAGGGCAACTGGGGCGAGCTGATCCTGGAGCGGGTGCTGGAGCACGCCGGGCTTGAGAAGGGCCGCGAGTACCAGACCCAGGTCAACCTCAAGGGGCCGGACGGCGAACGGTTCCAGCCGGACGTGATCATCTACCTGCCGGGCGACAAGCAGGTGGTGGTCGATTCCAAGGTCAGCCTGACCGCCTACCAACAGTCCGTCGCCGCCGACGACGAGGGCTTGCGGCAGGCCGCCATGAAACAGCACGTGCTGTCGCTGCGCAGCCATGTCAAAGGTCTGGCCGGTAAGGACTACAAGCGTCTGGAAGGCCTGCACAGCCTCGATTTCGTCTTGCTGTTCGTGCCGATCGAAGCAGCGTTCTCAGCCGCGTTGCAAGCCGAGCCGACCCTGTTCCAGGAGGCCTTCGACCGCAACATCGTGATCGTCAGCCCGACCACGCTGCTGGCGACCCTGCGGGTGATCGACAGCCTGTGGAAGCAGGAGCGCCAGAGCCAGAACGCCCGGGAGATCGCCGAGCGCGCCGGGTGGCTGTACGACAAATTCGTGCTGTTCATCCAGGACCTGGACGAGGTCGGCAACCGCCTGCAGCAGTTGGACAAGGCCTACAGCGCCGCGCGCAACAAACTGACCGAAGGCCGGGGCAACCTGGTCAGCCGCAGCGAACAGCTCAAGCTGCTCGGCGCCCGGGCCAGCAAGAGCCTGCCGGCGGATCTGCTGGAACGCGCCATGACCGATGCGGACGGCCTGGTCGAGTTGCCGGACTAG
- a CDS encoding hybrid sensor histidine kinase/response regulator: MSLSTGLIAIVALAYMAIMFAIAFYGDRRSAPLPPRMRAWVYSLSLAVYCTSWTFFGAVGQAAEQLWSFLPIYLGPILLLLGAPWVLQKMVMISKQENITSIADFIAARYGKSQSLAVVVALICLVGVLPYIALQLKGIVLGVNLLIGAGADAMGTRAQDTALIVSLVLALFTIVFGTRNLDATEHHRGMVLAIAFESLVKLFAFLAVGAFVTFGLYDGFDDLFNQAMLAPRLEEYWKETINWPSMVVQTGVAMMAIICLPRQFHVTVVENIDPQDLRLAKWVFPAYLALAALFVVPIALAGQMMLPNSVIPDSFVISLPLAEAHPALALLAFIGGASAATGMVIVASVALSTMVSNDMLLPWLLRRNNAERPFEVFRQWMLSVRRVSIVAILLLAYVSYRLLGSTASLATIGQIAFAAVTQLAPAMLGALYWKQANRRGVFAGLAAGTFLWFYTLILPIAARSLGWSLDSFPGLAWLASNPLNLPITPLTQGVVLSLAGNFTLFAWVSVLSRTRVSEHWQAGRFIGQEISARQSARSMLAVQIDDLLKLAARFVGEERARQSFIRFAYRQGKGFNPNQNADGEWIAHTERLLAGVLGASSTRAVVKAAIEGREMQLEDVVRIADEASEVLQFNRALLQGAIENITQGISVVDQSLKLVAWNRRYLELFNYPDGLISVGRPIADIIRYNAERGLCGPGEAEVHVARRLHWMRQGRAHTSERLFPNGRVIELIGNPMPGGGFVMSFTDITAFREAEQSLTKSNEWLEQRVSERTQELSQLNVALTEAKGNAEAANQSKTRFLAAVSHDLMQPLNAARLFSAALSHQDDGLSPEAQKLVQHLDSSLRSAEDLISDLLDISRLENGKINPDRKPFAVNELFDTLGAEFKALAQEQGLNFRVRGSRLRIDSDSKLLRRILQNFLTNAFRYAKGPVLLGVRRRAGEVCLEVWDRGPGIPLDKQQVIFEEFKRLDSHQTRAEKGLGLGLAIADGLCRVLGHTLRVRSWPGRGSVFSVSVPMARTQAAQPGTLPELNGKPLGGAQVLCIDNEDSILIGMNSLLTRWGCQVWTARNRDECAALLSEGIRPQLALVDYHLDHGDTGTDLMAWLRTNLGEPVPGVVISADGHPETVAQVHAAGLDYLAKPVKPAALRALLSRYLPL; the protein is encoded by the coding sequence ATGTCGTTGTCCACCGGGCTGATTGCCATCGTCGCCCTGGCCTATATGGCCATCATGTTCGCCATCGCGTTCTACGGCGACCGCCGCAGCGCGCCGCTGCCGCCGCGGATGCGGGCCTGGGTGTACAGCCTGTCGCTGGCGGTCTACTGCACCAGCTGGACGTTCTTCGGCGCGGTCGGCCAGGCCGCCGAACAGCTGTGGTCATTCCTGCCGATCTACCTGGGGCCGATCCTGCTGTTGCTGGGCGCCCCGTGGGTGCTGCAAAAAATGGTGATGATCAGCAAGCAGGAGAACATCACCTCCATCGCCGACTTCATCGCCGCCCGCTACGGCAAATCCCAATCCCTGGCGGTGGTCGTTGCGCTGATCTGCCTGGTCGGCGTCCTCCCCTACATCGCCCTGCAACTCAAAGGCATCGTGCTGGGCGTCAACCTGCTGATCGGCGCCGGCGCCGACGCCATGGGCACCCGCGCCCAGGACACCGCGCTGATCGTGTCCCTGGTGCTGGCGCTGTTCACCATCGTGTTCGGCACGCGCAACCTCGACGCCACCGAGCACCACCGTGGCATGGTGCTGGCGATCGCATTCGAATCGCTGGTCAAGCTGTTCGCGTTCCTGGCGGTGGGCGCGTTCGTCACGTTCGGCCTGTACGACGGCTTCGACGACCTGTTCAATCAGGCCATGCTCGCCCCGCGCCTGGAGGAATACTGGAAGGAAACCATCAACTGGCCGTCGATGGTGGTGCAGACCGGCGTGGCGATGATGGCGATCATCTGCCTGCCCCGGCAATTCCACGTCACGGTGGTGGAGAACATCGACCCGCAGGACCTGCGCCTGGCCAAATGGGTGTTCCCGGCCTACCTCGCCCTGGCGGCGCTGTTTGTGGTGCCGATCGCCTTGGCCGGTCAGATGATGCTGCCGAACTCGGTCATTCCCGACTCGTTCGTCATCAGCCTGCCGTTGGCCGAGGCGCACCCGGCGCTGGCGCTGCTGGCGTTCATCGGCGGCGCCTCGGCGGCCACCGGCATGGTGATCGTCGCCAGCGTCGCGCTGTCCACCATGGTCTCCAACGACATGCTGCTGCCCTGGCTGCTGCGCCGCAACAATGCCGAGCGGCCGTTCGAAGTGTTCCGCCAGTGGATGCTGTCGGTGCGGCGGGTCAGCATCGTGGCGATCCTGCTGCTGGCCTACGTCAGCTACCGCTTGCTTGGCTCCACGGCAAGCCTGGCCACCATCGGTCAGATCGCCTTCGCCGCCGTCACCCAACTGGCCCCGGCCATGCTCGGCGCGCTGTACTGGAAGCAGGCCAACCGCCGCGGCGTGTTCGCCGGCCTCGCGGCCGGCACGTTCCTGTGGTTCTACACCTTGATCCTGCCCATCGCCGCCCGCAGCCTCGGCTGGTCGCTGGACAGCTTTCCGGGCCTGGCGTGGCTGGCCAGCAACCCGCTGAACCTGCCGATCACCCCGCTCACCCAGGGTGTGGTGCTGTCGCTGGCGGGCAACTTCACCCTGTTCGCCTGGGTCTCGGTGCTGTCGCGCACGCGGGTCTCGGAGCATTGGCAGGCCGGACGCTTCATCGGCCAGGAAATCAGCGCCCGGCAGAGCGCCCGTTCGATGCTGGCGGTGCAGATCGACGACCTCTTGAAACTGGCGGCGCGGTTCGTCGGCGAAGAGCGGGCGCGGCAGAGCTTCATCCGCTTCGCCTATCGCCAGGGCAAGGGCTTCAACCCGAACCAGAACGCCGACGGCGAATGGATCGCCCACACCGAACGCCTGCTGGCCGGTGTGCTGGGAGCCTCGTCCACCCGAGCGGTGGTGAAAGCGGCCATCGAGGGCCGGGAGATGCAACTGGAGGACGTCGTGCGCATCGCCGACGAAGCTTCGGAGGTGCTGCAATTCAACCGTGCCCTGCTGCAAGGCGCCATCGAGAACATCACCCAGGGCATCAGCGTGGTGGACCAGTCCCTGAAACTGGTGGCCTGGAACCGCCGCTACCTTGAGCTGTTCAACTACCCGGACGGGCTGATCAGCGTCGGTCGGCCGATCGCCGACATCATCCGCTACAACGCCGAACGCGGCCTGTGCGGCCCGGGCGAGGCGGAAGTCCACGTCGCCCGGCGCCTGCACTGGATGCGCCAGGGCCGCGCCCACACTTCCGAGCGCCTGTTCCCCAACGGCCGGGTGATCGAACTGATCGGCAACCCGATGCCGGGCGGCGGGTTCGTGATGAGCTTCACCGACATCACCGCGTTCCGCGAAGCCGAACAGTCCCTGACCAAATCCAACGAATGGCTGGAGCAACGGGTCAGCGAGCGCACCCAGGAGCTGTCGCAGCTCAACGTGGCGCTGACCGAAGCCAAGGGCAACGCCGAGGCGGCCAACCAATCGAAAACCCGCTTCCTGGCCGCCGTCAGCCACGACCTGATGCAGCCGTTGAACGCCGCCCGGCTGTTCTCCGCCGCCCTCTCCCACCAGGACGACGGCCTGAGCCCGGAGGCGCAGAAACTGGTGCAGCATCTGGACAGCTCCCTGCGTTCGGCCGAGGACCTGATCAGCGACCTGCTGGACATTTCCCGTCTGGAGAACGGCAAGATCAATCCGGACCGCAAGCCGTTTGCGGTCAACGAACTGTTCGACACCCTCGGCGCCGAGTTCAAGGCGCTGGCCCAGGAACAGGGCCTGAATTTCCGCGTGCGCGGCAGCCGCCTGCGCATCGACAGCGACAGCAAGCTGCTGCGGCGGATCCTGCAGAATTTCCTCACCAACGCGTTCCGCTACGCCAAGGGCCCGGTGCTGCTGGGTGTGCGCCGGCGGGCGGGCGAAGTGTGCCTGGAGGTGTGGGACCGCGGGCCGGGCATTCCGCTGGACAAGCAGCAGGTGATCTTCGAGGAGTTCAAGCGCCTCGACAGCCACCAGACCCGCGCCGAAAAAGGCCTGGGCCTGGGGCTGGCGATCGCCGACGGCCTGTGCCGGGTGCTCGGCCACACGCTGCGCGTGCGCTCCTGGCCCGGGCGCGGCAGCGTGTTCAGCGTCAGCGTGCCGATGGCCCGCACGCAAGCGGCGCAACCGGGCACCTTGCCTGAGCTCAACGGCAAGCCGCTCGGCGGCGCGCAGGTGCTGTGCATCGACAACGAGGACAGCATCCTGATCGGCATGAACAGCCTGCTGACCCGTTGGGGCTGCCAGGTGTGGACCGCACGCAACCGCGACGAATGCGCGGCGCTGCTGAGCGAGGGCATCCGCCCGCAACTGGCGCTGGTGGATTACCACCTGGACCACGGCGACACGGGCACCGATCTGATGGCATGGCTGCGCACGAACCTGGGCGAACCGGTGCCCGGCGTGGTGATCAGCGCCGACGGCCATCCGGAGACGGTGGCGCAGGTGCATGCGGCGGGATTGGATTACCTGGCCAAACCGGTGAAACCGGCGGCGCTGCGGGCGCTGTTGAGTCGGTATCTGCCGCTGTAG